In Halobacterium noricense, the genomic stretch CGTGCTTCGCGCTCGGGAGCGTGCTCACCCAGCGCGTCGACGACGACCTCGACGTCGAGACGATGGAGGCGTGGGCGATGCTGCTCGGTGCGCTCCTCATGCACGTCGCCAGCCTCGCGCGCGGCGAGACGCAGACGATTCCGCGGAACACGGACGCGCTGTTCGCCATCGCGTACCTCTCGCTGGTCGCCAGCGCCGCCGGGTTCCTCGTCTACTTCGAGCTGCTGGAGCGGCTCGGCCCCATCGAAATCAACCTCGTGAGCTACGTCGCGCCCGTCTTCGCCGCGGTCGTCGGCCTGCTCGTGCTCGCCGAGCCGATTACCCCGCACACGGTCGCCGGCTTCGCCGTCATCTTCGCGGGCTTCTGCCTGCTGAAGCGGCGCGCGCTCGCGGCCGAACTGCGGAGCTTCCGCGCCGCGTGGGGGTAGCTACTTCGCGCGGGCGATGCGGTCGAACTGGTCGGCACTCAGCGTGAGGTCCGCGGCAGCGAGGTTCTCGCGGAGCTGGTCGGGCGTGCGAGCGCCCGTAATCGGCGCGACGACCTGCTCGTGGTGGAGCAGCCACGCCAGCGACACCTGTGCGGGGGTCGCACCGACTTCGTCGGCGACGGCCTCGACTTCTTCGAGCGCGTCGAAATTCTCCGCCGTGAGGTACGAGTCCACGAACTGCTGGTCGGTCGCGCCCCGCGTCCCCTCGGGTGGTGCCTCGCCGCGCGTGTACTTCCCCGTGAGGAAGCCGCCGGCCAGCGGCGACCACGGCACGACGCCGAGGTCGTAGTCCCGGCACATGTCGAGGTAGGTCGCCTCGATTTCGCGGTTGACGGCGTTGTACCGCGGCTGGACGACCGTGAACGGCTCGTACCCCTCCCGGCGTGCGATTTCGTTGGCCTTGGCGACCTTCCACGCGTTCGGCCCGAACGTGGACGCGCCGAGATAGTGGACTTTGCCGTCGCGGACGAACTCGTCGAGCGTGCGCATGAACTCGCGGGCGGGCGTCCGGTCGTCCCAGCGGTGGATGTAGAGGACGTCCAGGTAGTCGGTGTCGAGGCGGTCGAGAATCGCGTCGACGTTGTTCCGGAGGTGTTTGCGGTTGAGTCCGCGCCCGTTTGGCCCCTCGCGGGTGGGCCAGTAGATTTTGGAGGCGACGACGTACTCGTCGCGGTCGCGGCCGGCGAGCCACTCGCCGATGTGCTGTTCGGCGCGGCCGCTGCCGTACATGTCTGCGGTGTCGACGAAACGGCCGCCGGCGTCGGCGTACGCGTCGAGAAGTTCGTGTGCGCGTTCGCGGCCGACTTCGACCTCGCCGGCGTCGTTCTCGCGGCCGAACCGCCACGTCCCGAACGCGACCTCGGAGACGCGGAGGCCGGTGCGGCCGAGCGAAACAGCGTCGAGACCCATGTGGGGACCGAGATTGGGGGCGGTGTTAAGCGGCGCGTCTTCGAGCCGTTAGCTCGTGTTGTGGCGGTGACCGAGCACGAGCGCGACGACGTGGAGGGCGACCATCGCGGCGAGCGCGGTCTGTTGGGCCGTCGTGTCGGGACCAGCGAGCACGAGCGGCGTGTACAGGAACGGGAGAGCGACCGCCGCCCAGAAGCCAGCGACCTCGAAGGGCTTCAGGAGGGTGGCGGACGCGGGCGTGTTCACGGCGTCCGATGCGACCTCGGCCAGTGCGGAGCGGGAGGGGGCAGACATTGGGTCTCACCTCGTCTACTCCACCCTACTGGCGCCGACCCCATATAGGGGGTCGACCGTTGCCCGGATTTCAGTACGTTTCACCGCGAGTCGGGCCGATTTCGGGACGTTTTACGACGGTCTTAGAATCGTCGAAACATTTTATGATTCGTTCTAAGAGTGTTTCGTGAAATCGGTGATTCGGCCGGCCACAACCGTATTGGCGGCGATTCGGCGGCTCCCGAGTCCTCCCGAGAACTCCGGAGTCGTCACTCGAGATTCGGAGGCGTCGCTCGACCGTTGGAGTGGTAGAAAGTGCCCGGGGAGGGTTTTGAACCCTCGATCTCCGCATGTCCCAGGTTCGAGGCTCGGCGGGCCTCGCGGACATGCTGAGCATCCACGTGGCGAGTGGGATGCCGCACCGAAGCTCGGAACCCTATGAGTGCGGCGCTATGACCAGCTAAGCCACCCGGGCTCGACTCCGGCTAGGGGGAGGTCGCTCTTGAAGGTTCTCATCTCAATCGACGCACCCGCCGGGTTTAAGCCGAGGCGGTTGCTTCGGGCGTACATGAACGTACCTGCGCTCGTCCAGTCCTCGCTCGGGGACGAGGACGTCGCCGCGCACGTGCCGCTGAAGGGGGAGGACGCGGTGTTCGTCACGCCGACGCGGACGCTCGTCTACACGGCCGACGGCCTGCTGAGCGACGAGAGCGTCGACGAGTTCCCGCACGACGCCGAGGGCATCGAGGTCAGCGAGGGCCGCCGGAAGGCGAAGGTCACGCTGGACTACGGGCTGGACGGCGAGGAGTCGTTCTCGGTGCCGTCGGGGAAACTCGACGACGTCCTGCACCCGATTATCGCGGGCGTGCTGAACGCCGCCGACGTCACTCAGCCCGGGGAGACGGTCAAGCGCACGTACCGGTTCAGCGAACTCACGCTCGTCGCGACCAGCGACCGCGTCGTGAAACACGTCGGCGCGGCCGTCTGGGGCCCCGACTACGAGCAAATCGGCTACGACTCGGTGACGGGCATCGACGCCGAGGAGGGCAACGTCTCCAGCCAGCTCGTCCTCGAAACGACCGCGCGAACCCAGCGCATCAAGGCACCCAACGAGCAGTTCCGGGACGTCCGCGAGACCGTCGAGGAGGCCGTCTACGCGTTCCACGACGCGGCCAACGCTGCGGAGTTCGAGCGCATGAACGTCGACGAGGACGCGGGCGCAGCCACCGAGGAAGTCTCGTTCGACAGCGGCGTCGAGCCAATCGACACGAGCGGTGTCGGCGAGGACGACGAGGCAGCCGCCGACGAAGCCGAGCCGAGCGCGGAAGCGAGCGCCGCGGGCGCAGGTGCGGAAGCGGGTGACGCGGCGAGCGCGACCGGCGAACCCGCCGAGCGCGCGGACGTGAACGACGACGAGTTCGCGTCCAGCGGCTTCCAGACGGCCGCGTCGAAGGTCGAGCCGCCGGTCGACCCGGAGGAATTGAACGCCGAACTGGACGACCTCGAAGACACCGTCGAGGAACTGGCCGACGCGCTCGCCGAACAGCGTGAGCTCGCCGAACGCCAGCGCGAAGCGCTCGACGCCCAGCAG encodes the following:
- a CDS encoding DUF7115 domain-containing protein yields the protein MNVPALVQSSLGDEDVAAHVPLKGEDAVFVTPTRTLVYTADGLLSDESVDEFPHDAEGIEVSEGRRKAKVTLDYGLDGEESFSVPSGKLDDVLHPIIAGVLNAADVTQPGETVKRTYRFSELTLVATSDRVVKHVGAAVWGPDYEQIGYDSVTGIDAEEGNVSSQLVLETTARTQRIKAPNEQFRDVRETVEEAVYAFHDAANAAEFERMNVDEDAGAATEEVSFDSGVEPIDTSGVGEDDEAAADEAEPSAEASAAGAGAEAGDAASATGEPAERADVNDDEFASSGFQTAASKVEPPVDPEELNAELDDLEDTVEELADALAEQRELAERQREALDAQQTVIEAQRDRLAALRDLVDEE
- a CDS encoding aldo/keto reductase, which gives rise to MGLDAVSLGRTGLRVSEVAFGTWRFGRENDAGEVEVGRERAHELLDAYADAGGRFVDTADMYGSGRAEQHIGEWLAGRDRDEYVVASKIYWPTREGPNGRGLNRKHLRNNVDAILDRLDTDYLDVLYIHRWDDRTPAREFMRTLDEFVRDGKVHYLGASTFGPNAWKVAKANEIARREGYEPFTVVQPRYNAVNREIEATYLDMCRDYDLGVVPWSPLAGGFLTGKYTRGEAPPEGTRGATDQQFVDSYLTAENFDALEEVEAVADEVGATPAQVSLAWLLHHEQVVAPITGARTPDQLRENLAAADLTLSADQFDRIARAK